Proteins from a genomic interval of Flammeovirgaceae bacterium SG7u.111:
- the deoC gene encoding deoxyribose-phosphate aldolase yields MDEAKKIAKMIDHSLLHPTMTDEDLREGLKVAKQYDVASVCIKPYAVKLAAEILEGTNIPVCTVIGFPHGSNTIEVKVFETKKAIEEGATEIDMVINIGKALQGDWNYIDSEIAAISAITKKHNAILKVIFETDYVTKNEDKIKLCELCSKNKVEYVKTSTGFGFAKGKDGKYSYVGATEDDLRLMRKHAAPEVGVKASGGLRTLEATRKAIELGATRIGATATAAIIGELLGEKPKASATQDSGY; encoded by the coding sequence ATGGACGAAGCCAAAAAAATTGCAAAAATGATAGATCACTCGCTCCTACACCCCACCATGACGGACGAAGACCTGAGAGAAGGGTTGAAAGTTGCTAAACAATACGATGTTGCCTCTGTATGCATCAAGCCTTATGCGGTAAAACTTGCTGCAGAAATATTGGAAGGAACTAACATTCCCGTTTGTACAGTAATTGGGTTTCCGCATGGAAGTAACACTATAGAAGTAAAGGTTTTTGAAACAAAGAAAGCAATTGAAGAAGGGGCAACCGAAATCGATATGGTAATCAACATTGGAAAAGCCTTGCAAGGAGACTGGAACTACATAGATTCCGAAATTGCCGCCATTTCTGCCATAACCAAAAAGCACAATGCTATCCTTAAAGTGATTTTTGAGACTGATTATGTCACCAAGAACGAGGACAAAATAAAGCTTTGTGAGCTTTGCAGCAAAAACAAGGTAGAGTATGTAAAGACATCAACTGGCTTTGGTTTTGCCAAAGGAAAAGATGGGAAATATTCTTATGTAGGAGCTACCGAAGATGACTTGAGATTGATGCGTAAGCATGCTGCTCCAGAAGTAGGTGTAAAGGCTTCGGGCGGCCTACGCACATTAGAAGCCACCAGAAAAGCAATTGAGCTAGGAGCAACCCGAATAGGAGCTACGGCAACAGCAGCTATTATAGGCGAGCTTTTAGGCGAAAAGCCCAAAGCTTCTGCCACTCAAGATAGCGGTTATTAA
- the ggt gene encoding gamma-glutamyltransferase: MSKFSNVLVIGLCMVFLISCQEKTKREDQIDLKELKIAKKPNEGEVAANGMVVTAHPLATKVGLEVLKNGGSAFDAAIAVKYALAVVLPKAGNLGGGGYMVYRTANGEKGALDFRESAPSAAFRDMFLDENDSVLNSKALYGHLAACTPGTVDGMDQIYKKFGNLPFKDLIQPAINLAEKGFVTSEYDVSTFNNAMEKFKEWNDPDMVFIKDSTWTAGEKLVQQDLAETLKRIRDEGKDGFYKGKTADLLVEEMQEGGGIITHKDLEEYTSVWREAIEANYRDSFNIISMPPSSSGGIIIAQLLKGSNAYDFKGLGHNSAQTIHIMTELQRRSYADRAEYMGDLAYYDVPIDMLLDDKYIASRNENIDLNKATPSEEIKAGKVDKIESLETTHFSIVDKEGNAVSITTTLVAYFGNKVMVDGAGFFLNNEMNNFSLKPGFPNIFGLVGGEANAIAPGKRMLSSMSPTIVEKNGELYLVLGTPGGSTIINVIYENIVNVIDFEMTMQEAVDAKKVHSQWLPDRIVVEEGAIDSLVANELREKGHALRFTSQLGRTEAILVRPDGSLEGAADNKRTGDATAMGY; encoded by the coding sequence ATGTCTAAATTTTCAAATGTATTGGTTATTGGGTTATGCATGGTTTTTCTTATCTCTTGCCAAGAAAAAACTAAACGAGAAGACCAAATTGACCTAAAAGAACTCAAAATTGCCAAAAAGCCTAATGAAGGCGAGGTTGCCGCAAATGGAATGGTTGTCACTGCCCACCCGCTGGCAACCAAAGTAGGTCTGGAGGTACTCAAAAACGGCGGCTCTGCTTTTGATGCCGCCATTGCAGTCAAATATGCACTTGCCGTTGTATTGCCTAAAGCTGGAAACCTTGGTGGGGGTGGCTATATGGTTTACAGAACTGCTAATGGGGAAAAAGGCGCATTAGACTTTAGAGAATCGGCTCCATCGGCAGCATTCAGGGACATGTTTCTAGATGAAAACGACTCCGTTTTAAACAGCAAGGCACTCTACGGACATTTGGCAGCATGCACCCCTGGAACGGTCGATGGCATGGATCAGATCTACAAAAAGTTTGGCAATTTGCCTTTTAAGGACTTGATACAACCGGCGATAAATTTGGCAGAAAAAGGGTTTGTAACATCCGAATATGATGTCTCTACTTTTAACAATGCCATGGAAAAGTTCAAAGAATGGAATGATCCTGATATGGTGTTCATTAAAGATTCTACTTGGACAGCAGGAGAGAAATTAGTCCAACAAGACCTAGCTGAGACCTTAAAAAGAATACGGGATGAGGGAAAGGACGGTTTTTATAAAGGAAAAACAGCAGATTTACTGGTAGAAGAGATGCAAGAAGGAGGGGGCATCATCACTCATAAAGACCTTGAGGAGTATACATCTGTCTGGCGGGAGGCTATTGAAGCCAACTACCGTGATAGTTTTAATATAATCTCCATGCCGCCTTCCTCTAGTGGCGGGATCATCATTGCCCAACTTTTAAAAGGGTCCAATGCTTACGACTTCAAGGGCTTAGGGCACAACTCTGCTCAGACTATCCACATTATGACCGAGCTACAAAGAAGGTCTTATGCAGATAGGGCTGAATACATGGGCGACCTAGCATATTATGATGTACCAATCGACATGCTCTTAGATGATAAATATATCGCCTCAAGAAATGAAAACATCGACCTGAACAAAGCTACTCCTTCAGAGGAAATTAAAGCAGGAAAGGTCGATAAGATAGAAAGCCTTGAAACGACTCATTTCTCTATTGTAGATAAAGAAGGCAATGCTGTTTCTATCACTACCACCTTGGTTGCATATTTTGGAAATAAAGTGATGGTGGATGGAGCAGGTTTTTTCCTCAACAACGAGATGAATAACTTCAGCCTGAAGCCTGGTTTCCCTAATATCTTTGGGTTGGTCGGAGGAGAGGCAAATGCGATAGCTCCTGGAAAAAGAATGCTCAGCAGCATGAGCCCTACGATTGTCGAAAAAAATGGAGAATTATACTTGGTATTAGGCACACCGGGCGGATCCACTATTATCAATGTCATTTATGAAAATATAGTGAATGTAATTGATTTTGAAATGACTATGCAAGAAGCCGTTGATGCAAAAAAAGTGCACTCTCAATGGCTTCCCGACAGGATTGTAGTGGAAGAAGGTGCGATTGACAGCCTTGTAGCCAATGAGCTGAGGGAGAAAGGACATGCCCTAAGGTTCACCTCCCAACTTGGCAGAACAGAGGCTATTCTTGTACGACCAGATGGTAGCCTAGAAGGAGCGGCAGACAACAAGAGAACAGGTGATGCTACCGCAATGGGCTATTAA